A single genomic interval of Spinacia oleracea cultivar Varoflay chromosome 6, BTI_SOV_V1, whole genome shotgun sequence harbors:
- the LOC110790811 gene encoding transcription factor MYB41-like, with protein sequence MGRSPCCENTSELRKGPWTSDEDEKLVNFIKNHGLIHGRSWKYVAKAAGLKRCGKSCRLRWTNYLKPDIKRGRFTLQEEDMIINLHSTLGNKWSKIAAHLPGRTDNDIKNYWNSHLRKKLIEKGIDPVTHMPKPDPNNFLDILSQLVLTTSPPNLGGLMKQTTTTTAAVELAAKLQVLQTAFQVLNTISSSSSSNPTNTVQTTTTTTTTQMATQDLCQVTNYIEPNQVIIVDHKNDGKTLGSSSEASIVNQIACNVSYDTTNGNGYCVLTPADSNIFENWGNIVLDDSEMADFWKDGETDNFWKDMYDKLRCVLFT encoded by the exons atgggTAGAAGTCCATGTTGTGAGAACACTAGTGAGTTGAGAAAAGGTCCATGGACATCAGATGAAGATGAAAAGCTCGTCAATTTCATCAAAAACCACGGTCTAATTCATGGAAGAAGTTGGAAATATGTTGCTAAAGCAGCTGGGTTGAAGAGGTGTGGTAAGAGTTGCAGACTCAGATGGACTAATTACTTGAAACCAGACATTAAACGCGGTCGTTTCACTCTTCAGGAAGAAGACATGATTATCAACCTTCATTCTACCCTTGGGAATAA GTGGTCAAAAATTGCAGCTCATCTTCCAGGGAGAACAGACAATGACATAAAAAACTACTGGAACAGCCATTTAAGGAAAAAACTGATAGAAAAAGGTATTGATCCAGTTACTCATATGCCAAAACCAGACCCTAATAATTTCCTAGACATTCTCTCCCAATTAGTCCTTACAACCTCTCCCCCAAACCTAGGTGGTTTAATGAAAcagaccaccaccaccaccgccgccgtCGAATTAGCCGCAAAACTCCAAGTCTTACAAACCGCCTTCCAGGTCCTAAACACAATTAGcagttcatcatcatcaaatccCACTAACACAGTCCAAACTACGACGACGACGACGACGACACAAATGGCTACTCAAGATTTATGCCAAGTTACAAATTATATTGAACCAAACCAAGTAATAATTGTTGATCATAAAAATGATGGTAAAACCCTAGGATCATCTTCTGAAGCTTCAATTGTTAACCAGATTGCGTGTAACGTAAGTTATGACACAACAAATGGAAATGGCTACTGTGTCTTAACTCCCGCAGATAGTAACATCTTTGAAAATTGGGGAAATATCGTACTAGATGATAGTGAGATGGCCGATTTCTGGAAAGATGGTGAAACGGACAACTTTTGGAAAGATATGTATGACAAATTAAGGTGCGTTTTATTTACctga
- the LOC110791881 gene encoding ABC transporter B family member 2 isoform X1, whose protein sequence is MSIELHETPRIYSIEEEMSRKTKEEDEEMKNKKTKSVPFFKLFTFADSYDVLLMVLGSIGAIAHGASVPVFFIFFGKLINLIGVAYLFPKETSTQVAKYSLDFVYLSVVILFSSWVEVACWMQTGERQAAKMRMAYLRSMLNQDITLFDTEASTGEVINAITSDILVVQDAISEKVGKILHYISRFIAGFAIGFARVWQISLITLSIVPAIAFAGGTYAYVATGLIARVRKSYVKAGEIAEEVIANVRTVQAFVGEEKAVKSYKLALLNTYKYGKKGGIAKGLGMGALHCVLFLSWALLVWYTSIVVHKGTANGGESFTTMLNVVIAGLSLGQAAPDISAFLRARVAAYPIFEMIERTTVSKVSSRSGRKLNKVDGHIEFKDVYFSYPSRPEAKIFDKFGLDIPAGKIVALVGGSGSGKSTVISLIERFYEPLAGHILLDGNDIRELDLQWLRHQIGLVNQEPALFATSIRENILYGKDDATLDEITRAAKLSEAISFINNLPERYDTQVGERGIQLSGGQKQRIAIARALVKNPSILLLDEATSALDAESEKSVQVALDRVMVGRTTVVVAHRLSTVRNADIIAVVQGGKIVETGSHDELISNPDSAYSSLIQLQDTASSLPHLSRGPTMERPLSVKYSRELSYSTSIGASFRSDKDSIREDGPETVKLVKKVTWGRLISLVGPDWIYGVFGTIFCLMAGAEMPLFALGVTQALVSYYEVWDVTQTEIRKIALLFCGGAVVCVFNHGLAHTCFGIMGERLTLRVREKMFSAILSNEIGWFDDSKNSSSNLSSRLESDATLLRSIVVDRTTILLLNCGFIITAFIIAFMLNWRLTLVVLSMYPLIISGHFSEKLFMQGYGGNLSKAYLGANMLAGEAVGNIRTVAAFCAEQKVLDLYDRELLEPSKRAFKRGQIAGIFYGVSQFFIFSSYALALWYGSILMGKGISGFKSVMKSFMVLIVTALAMGETLAMAPDLLKGNQMVQSVFEVLDRKTEVKGDSGEELTKVEGSIELRGVEFSYPSRADVLVFQDFNLKVRAGKSMALVGQSGSGKSSVVALILRFYDPTTGKVMIDGKDIRRLKLKSLRRHIGLVQQEPALFATSIYENILYGKEGVTESEVIEAAKLANAHSFISSLPEGYNTKVGERGVQLSGGQKQRVAIARAVLKNPAILLLDEATSALDVESERVVQQALDRLMKNRTTVVVAHRLSTIKNADQISVIQDGKIVEQGTHSSLVENKSGAYCKLINLQHQQQPSTLQ, encoded by the exons ATGAGTATAGAATTACACGAAACACCGCGAATTTACAGTATAGAGGAAGAAATGagtaggaaaacaaaggaagaagatgaagaaatgaagaacaagaaaacaaaaagtgtTCCATTTTTCAAGCTGTTTACTTTTGCTGATTCTTATGATGTTTTGTTAATGGTTCTTGGTTCAATTGGTGCTATTGCTCATGGTGCTTCTGTGCCTGTTTTCTTTATCTTCTTTGGGAAGTTGATTAATCTTATTGGTGTTGCTTACCTCTTCCCTAAAGAAACTTCTACTCAAGTTGCCAAG tATTCTTTGGACTTTGTTTACCTTAGTGTGGTTATATTGTTCTCTTCATGGGTTg AGGTGGCATGTTGGATGCAAACTGGAGAGAGACAAGCAGCAAAAATGAGGATGGCATATCTGAGGTCCATGTTGAATCAAGATATAACTCTATTTGATACAGAAGCTTCCACAGGAGAAGTTATTAATGCAATTACTAGTGATATTCTTGTAGTTCAGGATGCCATTTCTGAAAag GTTGGGAAGATATTGCATTATATAAGCAGGTTTATAGCAGGATTTGCAATTGGGTTTGCAAGAGTATGGCAAATCAGTCTCATCACTCTCTCCATTGTCCCTGCTATCGCTTTCGCCGGCGGCACCTACGCTTATGTCGCCACCGGTCTAATTGCTCGGGTTCGTAAATCCTATGTTAAAGCTGGTGAAATTGCTGAAGAG GTAATTGCAAATGTGAGGACAGTCCAAGCCTTTGTTGGAGAGGAAAAGGCAGTGAAGTCCTATAAATTGGCTCTTTTGAACACGTACAAATATGGGAAGAAAGGAGGAATTGCCAAAGGCTTGGGTATGGGTGCCTTGCACTGTGTGCTATTTCTTTCTTGGGCTTTGCTTGTTTGGTATACTAGCATCGTTGTTCACAAGGGTACAGCTAATGGAGGGGAGTCTTTCACCACTATGCTCAATGTTGTCATTGCTGGCCT ATCACTGGGGCAAGCAGCGCCAGATATTTCTGCATTTCTCCGAGCTAGGGTAGCTGCCTATCCAATATTTGAGATGATAGAGAGAACCACAGTTAGCAAAGTAAGCTCAAGGAGTGGAAGGAAACTGAATAAAGTGGACGGCCACATTGAATTCAAGGATGTATATTTTAGCTACCCTTCCCGTCCAGAAGCAAAAATCTTTGATAAGTTTGGCCTGGATATTCCAGCTGGAAAGATTGTTGCCCTTGTAGGTGGAAGTGGATCTGGCAAGAGTACAGTGATATCCTTGATTGAGCGCTTCTATGAGCCACTTGCTGGACATATACTTTTGGATGGAAATGATATCAGGGAACTTGATCTGCAATGGCTTAGACACCAAATTGGTCTTGTCAATCAAGAACCCGCACTTTTTGCTACAAGTATCAGAGAAAACATTTTGTATGGAAAAGACGATGCTACTCTTGATGAGATCACTCGTGCAGCCAAACTATCAGAGGCCATCTCTTTCATTAATAACTTGCCAGAGAGATACGATACTCAG GTAGGTGAGAGGGGAATTCAGTTATCTGGGGGCCAGAAGCAAAGAATTGCAATAGCACGTGCATTAGTGAAAAACCCGTCAATACTTCTACTTGACGAAGCTACAAGTGCACTTGACGCAGAGTCTGAGAAGAGTGTGCAGGTTGCACTTGACCGTGTCATGGTAGGTCGAACAACCGTGGTTGTGGCACACAGGCTGTCCACAGTTAGGAATGCAGACATCATAGCAGTTGTCCAAGGCGGAAAAATAGTGGAAACTGGAAGCCATGATGAGCTAATTTCTAATCCAGACAGTGCATATTCATCACTAATTCAACTCCAAGATACGGCCTCCTCACTGCCACATCTTTCCCGGGGGCCAACCATGGAACGACCTTTGAG TGTGAAATATTCCCGAGAGCTATCTTATAGTACAAGTATTGGTGCCAGTTTCCGTTCTGATAAGGATTCAATTCGAGAAGACGGCCCAGAGACTGTCAAATTGGTGAAGAAAGTTACATGGGGTAGACTTATTTCCTTGGTGGGGCCTGACTGGATCTATGGGGTCTTTGGTACCATATTTTGTTTAATGGCTGGAGCGGAGATGCCTCTTTTTGCTCTCGGAGTTACACAGGCATTGGTGTCATATTATGAAGTGTGGGATGTCACACAGACTGAAATCAGGAAGATTGCTCTGCTATTTTGTGGGGGTGCTGTAGTTTGTGTCTTTAACCATGGTCTTGCACACACTTGCTTCGGAATTATGGGAGAGCGACTTACCCTGCGAGTGCGAGAAAAAATGTTCTCAG CTATATTGAGTAATGAAATTGGGTGGTTCGATGACTCAAAGAACTCAAGCTCAAATCTTTCATCTCGTCTAGAGAGTGATGCAACTTTGTTGAGAAGCATTGTTGTTGACCGGACAACAATTCTGCTCCTCAACTGTGGATTTATCATCACTGCCTTCATTATTGCATTCATGTTGAACTGGAGGTTAACTCTTGTAGTTCTGTCGATGTATCCATTAATTATTAGTGGTCATTTTAGTGAG AAACTTTTCATGCAAGGATATGGTGGCAACTTAAGTAAAGCATACCTTGGTGCTAATATGCTTGCTGGTGAAGCTGTTGGCAATATCAGAACTGTTGCCGCATTCTGTGCAGAACAAAAGGTTCTTGATCTGTATGACCGTGAACTTCTCGAGCCTTCTAAACGTGCATTTAAACGTGGTCAAATTGCCGGGATCTTTTATGGTGTCTCGCAATTCTTCATCTTCTCTTCATATGCCCTTGCTTTATG GTATGGATCTATTTTAATGGGAAAGGGAATATCGGGGTTTAAATCTGTCATGAAGTCATTTATGGTTCTTATAGTGACGGCATTAGCCATGGGTGAAACTTTGGCAATGGCACCAGATCTGCTAAAAGGAAACCAGATGGTTCAATCAGTTTTTGAGGTGCTAGACCGAAAGACCGAGGTGAAAGGAGATTCAGGGGAAGAACTAACCAAGGTCGAAGGATCTATTGAACTGCGTGGAGTTGAATTCAGCTATCCGTCTAGGGCAGATGTGCTAGTTTTCCAGGACTTCAATCTCAAAGTTCGCGCAGGAAAAAGCATGGCGTTGGTTGGACAGAGTGGCTCAGGCAAGAGTTCAGTGGTTGCTCTTATACTTCGGTTTTATGATCCAACAACAGGGAAAGTGATGATCGATG GCAAGGACATTAGGAGACTGAAGCTAAAATCTTTGAGAAGGCACATAGGTTTAGTCCAACAAGAACCAGCTCTATTTGCAACATCAATATACGAAAACATCCTCTACGGAAAAGAGGGAGTAACTGAATCTGAAGTAATCGAGGCAGCTAAACTCGCGAATGCACACAGTTTCATAAGCAGCCTTCCCGAGGGATACAACACCAAGGTCGGCGAAAGAGGGGTGCAACTCTCAGGTGGGCAGAAACAGAGAGTGGCAATTGCAAGGGCGGTGTTAAAGAATCCGGCCATATTGCTTCTCGATGAAGCAACCAGTGCCCTCGACGTGGAGTCCGAGCGGGTGGTGCAACAGGCACTCGACAGGCTAATGAAGAACCGGACCACGGTTGTGGTGGCTCATCGGCTATCCACCATTAAAAATGCAGATCAAATATCAGTTATACAAGATGGTAAGATTGTAGAACAGGGAACTCATTCGAGTCTTGTAGAAAATAAGAGTGGAGCTTATTGTAAGCTTATCAATTTACAGCACCAACAGCAGCCCTCGACACTACAATGA
- the LOC110791881 gene encoding ABC transporter B family member 2 isoform X2, with protein MAKQGSGNFLWTALWFRVQVIANVRTVQAFVGEEKAVKSYKLALLNTYKYGKKGGIAKGLGMGALHCVLFLSWALLVWYTSIVVHKGTANGGESFTTMLNVVIAGLSLGQAAPDISAFLRARVAAYPIFEMIERTTVSKVSSRSGRKLNKVDGHIEFKDVYFSYPSRPEAKIFDKFGLDIPAGKIVALVGGSGSGKSTVISLIERFYEPLAGHILLDGNDIRELDLQWLRHQIGLVNQEPALFATSIRENILYGKDDATLDEITRAAKLSEAISFINNLPERYDTQVGERGIQLSGGQKQRIAIARALVKNPSILLLDEATSALDAESEKSVQVALDRVMVGRTTVVVAHRLSTVRNADIIAVVQGGKIVETGSHDELISNPDSAYSSLIQLQDTASSLPHLSRGPTMERPLSVKYSRELSYSTSIGASFRSDKDSIREDGPETVKLVKKVTWGRLISLVGPDWIYGVFGTIFCLMAGAEMPLFALGVTQALVSYYEVWDVTQTEIRKIALLFCGGAVVCVFNHGLAHTCFGIMGERLTLRVREKMFSAILSNEIGWFDDSKNSSSNLSSRLESDATLLRSIVVDRTTILLLNCGFIITAFIIAFMLNWRLTLVVLSMYPLIISGHFSEKLFMQGYGGNLSKAYLGANMLAGEAVGNIRTVAAFCAEQKVLDLYDRELLEPSKRAFKRGQIAGIFYGVSQFFIFSSYALALWYGSILMGKGISGFKSVMKSFMVLIVTALAMGETLAMAPDLLKGNQMVQSVFEVLDRKTEVKGDSGEELTKVEGSIELRGVEFSYPSRADVLVFQDFNLKVRAGKSMALVGQSGSGKSSVVALILRFYDPTTGKVMIDGKDIRRLKLKSLRRHIGLVQQEPALFATSIYENILYGKEGVTESEVIEAAKLANAHSFISSLPEGYNTKVGERGVQLSGGQKQRVAIARAVLKNPAILLLDEATSALDVESERVVQQALDRLMKNRTTVVVAHRLSTIKNADQISVIQDGKIVEQGTHSSLVENKSGAYCKLINLQHQQQPSTLQ; from the exons ATGGCTAAACAAGGAAGTGGAAATTTTCTATGGACTGCACTTTGGTTCAGGGTGCAG GTAATTGCAAATGTGAGGACAGTCCAAGCCTTTGTTGGAGAGGAAAAGGCAGTGAAGTCCTATAAATTGGCTCTTTTGAACACGTACAAATATGGGAAGAAAGGAGGAATTGCCAAAGGCTTGGGTATGGGTGCCTTGCACTGTGTGCTATTTCTTTCTTGGGCTTTGCTTGTTTGGTATACTAGCATCGTTGTTCACAAGGGTACAGCTAATGGAGGGGAGTCTTTCACCACTATGCTCAATGTTGTCATTGCTGGCCT ATCACTGGGGCAAGCAGCGCCAGATATTTCTGCATTTCTCCGAGCTAGGGTAGCTGCCTATCCAATATTTGAGATGATAGAGAGAACCACAGTTAGCAAAGTAAGCTCAAGGAGTGGAAGGAAACTGAATAAAGTGGACGGCCACATTGAATTCAAGGATGTATATTTTAGCTACCCTTCCCGTCCAGAAGCAAAAATCTTTGATAAGTTTGGCCTGGATATTCCAGCTGGAAAGATTGTTGCCCTTGTAGGTGGAAGTGGATCTGGCAAGAGTACAGTGATATCCTTGATTGAGCGCTTCTATGAGCCACTTGCTGGACATATACTTTTGGATGGAAATGATATCAGGGAACTTGATCTGCAATGGCTTAGACACCAAATTGGTCTTGTCAATCAAGAACCCGCACTTTTTGCTACAAGTATCAGAGAAAACATTTTGTATGGAAAAGACGATGCTACTCTTGATGAGATCACTCGTGCAGCCAAACTATCAGAGGCCATCTCTTTCATTAATAACTTGCCAGAGAGATACGATACTCAG GTAGGTGAGAGGGGAATTCAGTTATCTGGGGGCCAGAAGCAAAGAATTGCAATAGCACGTGCATTAGTGAAAAACCCGTCAATACTTCTACTTGACGAAGCTACAAGTGCACTTGACGCAGAGTCTGAGAAGAGTGTGCAGGTTGCACTTGACCGTGTCATGGTAGGTCGAACAACCGTGGTTGTGGCACACAGGCTGTCCACAGTTAGGAATGCAGACATCATAGCAGTTGTCCAAGGCGGAAAAATAGTGGAAACTGGAAGCCATGATGAGCTAATTTCTAATCCAGACAGTGCATATTCATCACTAATTCAACTCCAAGATACGGCCTCCTCACTGCCACATCTTTCCCGGGGGCCAACCATGGAACGACCTTTGAG TGTGAAATATTCCCGAGAGCTATCTTATAGTACAAGTATTGGTGCCAGTTTCCGTTCTGATAAGGATTCAATTCGAGAAGACGGCCCAGAGACTGTCAAATTGGTGAAGAAAGTTACATGGGGTAGACTTATTTCCTTGGTGGGGCCTGACTGGATCTATGGGGTCTTTGGTACCATATTTTGTTTAATGGCTGGAGCGGAGATGCCTCTTTTTGCTCTCGGAGTTACACAGGCATTGGTGTCATATTATGAAGTGTGGGATGTCACACAGACTGAAATCAGGAAGATTGCTCTGCTATTTTGTGGGGGTGCTGTAGTTTGTGTCTTTAACCATGGTCTTGCACACACTTGCTTCGGAATTATGGGAGAGCGACTTACCCTGCGAGTGCGAGAAAAAATGTTCTCAG CTATATTGAGTAATGAAATTGGGTGGTTCGATGACTCAAAGAACTCAAGCTCAAATCTTTCATCTCGTCTAGAGAGTGATGCAACTTTGTTGAGAAGCATTGTTGTTGACCGGACAACAATTCTGCTCCTCAACTGTGGATTTATCATCACTGCCTTCATTATTGCATTCATGTTGAACTGGAGGTTAACTCTTGTAGTTCTGTCGATGTATCCATTAATTATTAGTGGTCATTTTAGTGAG AAACTTTTCATGCAAGGATATGGTGGCAACTTAAGTAAAGCATACCTTGGTGCTAATATGCTTGCTGGTGAAGCTGTTGGCAATATCAGAACTGTTGCCGCATTCTGTGCAGAACAAAAGGTTCTTGATCTGTATGACCGTGAACTTCTCGAGCCTTCTAAACGTGCATTTAAACGTGGTCAAATTGCCGGGATCTTTTATGGTGTCTCGCAATTCTTCATCTTCTCTTCATATGCCCTTGCTTTATG GTATGGATCTATTTTAATGGGAAAGGGAATATCGGGGTTTAAATCTGTCATGAAGTCATTTATGGTTCTTATAGTGACGGCATTAGCCATGGGTGAAACTTTGGCAATGGCACCAGATCTGCTAAAAGGAAACCAGATGGTTCAATCAGTTTTTGAGGTGCTAGACCGAAAGACCGAGGTGAAAGGAGATTCAGGGGAAGAACTAACCAAGGTCGAAGGATCTATTGAACTGCGTGGAGTTGAATTCAGCTATCCGTCTAGGGCAGATGTGCTAGTTTTCCAGGACTTCAATCTCAAAGTTCGCGCAGGAAAAAGCATGGCGTTGGTTGGACAGAGTGGCTCAGGCAAGAGTTCAGTGGTTGCTCTTATACTTCGGTTTTATGATCCAACAACAGGGAAAGTGATGATCGATG GCAAGGACATTAGGAGACTGAAGCTAAAATCTTTGAGAAGGCACATAGGTTTAGTCCAACAAGAACCAGCTCTATTTGCAACATCAATATACGAAAACATCCTCTACGGAAAAGAGGGAGTAACTGAATCTGAAGTAATCGAGGCAGCTAAACTCGCGAATGCACACAGTTTCATAAGCAGCCTTCCCGAGGGATACAACACCAAGGTCGGCGAAAGAGGGGTGCAACTCTCAGGTGGGCAGAAACAGAGAGTGGCAATTGCAAGGGCGGTGTTAAAGAATCCGGCCATATTGCTTCTCGATGAAGCAACCAGTGCCCTCGACGTGGAGTCCGAGCGGGTGGTGCAACAGGCACTCGACAGGCTAATGAAGAACCGGACCACGGTTGTGGTGGCTCATCGGCTATCCACCATTAAAAATGCAGATCAAATATCAGTTATACAAGATGGTAAGATTGTAGAACAGGGAACTCATTCGAGTCTTGTAGAAAATAAGAGTGGAGCTTATTGTAAGCTTATCAATTTACAGCACCAACAGCAGCCCTCGACACTACAATGA
- the LOC110791855 gene encoding alpha,alpha-trehalose-phosphate synthase [UDP-forming] 5 has translation MVSRSYSNLLDLASGQFPSLCRGEKRFPRVKTVAGVLSELDDETSNSVSSDAPSSITQERVIIVGNQLPLRVHYDGENGGRYFSWDDDSLLLQLKDGLAEDVEIVYIGGLREQIDQSEQDSVAHTLFENFKCVPTFLPPELFTKFYHGFCKQHLWPLFHYMLPLSPDLGGRFDRSLWQAYVSVNKIFADKVMEVISPDDDYVWVHDYHLMVLPTFLRKRCNRVKLGFFLHSPFPSSEIYRTLPVRDEILKALLNSDLIGFHTFDYARHFLSCCSRMLGLSYQSKRGYIGLEYYGRTVSIKILPVGIHMGQLKSVMNLSETELRVSELREQFKGQTVMLGVDDMDIFKGISLKLLAMEQLLLQHPDKRGKVVLVQIANPARGRGKDVQEVQSETSATVKRINATFGKSGYKPVILIDTPLQFYERIAYYVIAECCLVTAVRDGMNLIPYEYVISRQGNENLDRALGLGPTIPKKSMLVVSEFIGCSPSLSGAVRVNPWNIDSVAEAMESGLTIPDSEKQLRHEKHHRFVSTHDVAFWARSFLQDLERACREHVKRRCWGIGFGLGFRVVALDPSFRKLSLEHIVSAYKRTKNRAFLLDCDGTMMMQSSVSINPNVEAVKVLNSLCRDPKNVVFLVSGKDRRKLSEWFSSCENLGIAAEHGYFLRHNNNADWETCKPISNFDWKHVAEPVMQLYAETTDGSFIETKESALVWNYRYADRDFGSCQAKELLDHLESVLANEPVSVKSGQYIVEVKPQGINKGLVAQRLLATMQQKGMIPDFVLCIGDDRSDEDMFEVISSARTTSSLSPVAEVFACTVGQKPSKAKYYVEDTSEILRMLEGLAAATEHAAMNGNLDPKQGIFDK, from the exons ATGGTATCAAGGTCTTATTCAAACTTACTAGATCTTGCTTCGGGCCAGTTCCCGAGTTTATGCCGGGGGGAGAAGAGGTTTCCTAGGGTAAAAACTGTTGCTGGTGTATTATCTGAGTTAGATGATGAAACTAGCAATAGTGTAAGCTCTGATGCACCTTCTTCCATAACTCAAGAACGCGTAATTATAGTGGGAAACCAGCTTCCACTTCGAGTACACTATGATGGTGAAAATGGAGGGAGGTACTTTAGTTGGGATGATGATTCCCTTCTTTTGCAGCTTAAAGATGGTCTTGCTGAAGATGTTGAAATTGTTTATATAGGGGGTCTAAGAGAACAGATTGACCAAAGTGAACAGGACAGTGTAGCACATACTTTGTTTGAGAATTTCAAATGTGTCCCAACCTTTCTTCCTCCTGAACTCTTCACTAAATTCTATCATGGATTCTGTAAACAGCATTTGTGGCCTTTGTTTCATTACATGCTGCCTCTTTCACCTGATCTTGGTGGTCGTTTTGACCGGTCTCTTTGGCAGGCGTATGTGTCAGTAAACAAGATTTTTGCTGATAAAGTTATGGAAGTCATTAGCCCTGATGATGATTATGTTTGGGTACATGACTATCATTTGATGGTACTTCCAACTTTTTTAAGGAAGCGTTGTAATAGGGTGAAACTCGGGTTTTTCCTACATAGTCCGTTCCCTTCTTCCGAGATTTACAGGACTCTTCCTGTTAGAGATGAAATTCTGAAAGCACTTCTGAATTCTGACCTAATTGGTTTTCATACTTTTGATTATGCTAGACATTTCCTCTCATGTTGTAGTAGAATGCTAGGGCTTTCATACCAATCTAAACGAGGCTACATCGGTTTGGAGTATTACGGCCGAACTGTTAGCATTAAGATTCTTCCTGTTGGAATTCATATGGGTCAGCTAAAATCTGTGATGAATCTTTCTGAAACAGAACTCAGAGTGTCAGAGCTAAGAGAACAGTTTAAAGGTCAGACTGTTATGCTTGGGGTTGATGATATGGACATCTTTAAAGGCATCAGCTTGAAACTTCTGGCTATGGAGCAATTACTACTTCAACATCCTGATAAAAGGGGTAAGGTTGTTTTGGTACAAATTGCTAATCCGGCAAGAGGACGTGGTAAAGATGTACAAGAAGTTCAATCTGAAACAAGTGCAACAGTAAAAAGGATCAATGCAACATTTGGTAAATCAGGGTACAAACCTGTTATACTAATTGATACACCACTCCAGTTTTATGAGCGGATTGCTTATTATGTGATTGCTGAATGTTGCCTTGTTACAGCAGTTAGGGATGGGATGAACCTCATACCTTATGAGTATGTAATAAGCAGACAGGGTAACGAAAATCTAGACCGAGCATTGGGGTTGGGACCCACAATACCAAAGAAGAGCATGTTGGTTGTTTCTGAGTTTATTGGGTGCTCACCTTCACTTAGCGGGGCGGTTCGGGTTAACCCTTGGAACATTGATTCTGTAGCTGAAGCAATGGAATCTGGGCTAACTATTCCAGATTCCGAGAAACAGTTACGCCATGAAAAACACCATAGATTTGTGAGCACACATGATGTTGCATTTTGGGCGCGTAGTTTTTTACAGGATCTTGAAAGAGCATGTAGGGAACATGTTAAGAGGAGGTGTTGGGGTATCGGGTTTGGACTAGGGTTTCGGGTTGTTGCTCTTGATCCGAGTTTTAGGAAGTTGTCACTTGAGCATATTGTTTCGGCTTATAAGAGGACAAAGAACCGGGCTTTTCTTTTGGATTGTGATGGTACTATGATGATGCAGAGTTCAGTGAGTATAAATCCTAATGTGGAGGCTGTTAAAGTGTTGAATAGTCTGTGTAGAGAtccaaaaaatgttgttttcTTAGTTAGTGGAAAGGATAGAAGAAAGCTGTCTGAATGGTTTTCTTCTTGTGAAAACCTTGGAATTGCAGCAGAGCATGGATACTTTCTCAG GCATAATAATAATGCTGATTGGGAGACTTGCAAACCTATTTCGAATTTCGACTGGAAACATGTGGCTGAGCCAGTGATGCAGCTATATGCTGAGACAACTGATGGATCTTTCATAGAGACAAAAGAAAGTGCACTTGTCTGGAATTACAGATATGCAGATCGAGATTTTGGATCATGCCAGGCGAAGGAGTTGCTAGATCATCTGGAAAGTGTTCTTGCCAATGAGCCTGTTTCTGTCAAAAGTGGTCAATACATTGTTGAAGTTAAACCACAG GGAATTAACAAGGGTCTAGTAGCACAACGTCTCCTCGCAACAATGCAGCAAAAAGGGATGATCCCAGATTTCGTCCTCTGCATCGGTGATGATAGGTCAGACGAAGACATGTTCGAGGTTATATCGAGTGCAAGAACAACTTCATCACTTTCACCCGTAGCCGAAGTGTTTGCCTGTACCGTTGGGCAGAAGCCGAGCAAAGCTAAGTACTACGTCGAAGATACAAGCGAGATTCTAAGGATGTTGGAGGGGCTTGCTGCTGCAACAGAGCATGCAGCTATGAATGGTAACCTTGATCCTAAACAAGGCATCTTTGATAAGTGA